In a genomic window of Erigeron canadensis isolate Cc75 chromosome 5, C_canadensis_v1, whole genome shotgun sequence:
- the LOC122602039 gene encoding uncharacterized protein LOC122602039, translating to MGFWNNIGDRAKRIRNDLWTRVPDAVKKMDQVIRVEAVEKLQQHWPDDETRAQIGRFTTTFIKNSARYVVYEGFKHIAGASVVSKLVSDTMREVNRENYKVGIEKATDIVERDMRKSTSQPDNFSQNGNLLSAQNAGGDGEAGILDKDSGKSTLQPDKNGNLGSQNAGGGGIEKTKDKINVLMKAKL from the exons ATGGGATTTTGGAACAACATTGGCGATCGAGCTAAACGTATCAGAAATGATCTATGGACACGTGTCCCGGATGCTGTTAAAAAGATGGATCAAGTGATCAGGGTGGAAGCTGTTGAGAAGCTTCAGCAGCACTGGCCTGATGATGAAACTAGAGCCCAGATTGGACGTTTCACCACCACCTTTATTAAAAACTCTGCTAGATACGTGGTCTATGAAGGTTTCAAACACATTGCtg GTGCAAGCGTGGTTTCTAAATTGGTTTCAGACACAATGCGTGAAGTGAATCGAGAGAATTATAAAGTTGGAATAGAAAAAGCGACGGATATAGTAGAGAGAGACATGAGGAAATCAACATCACAACCTGATAATTTCAGCCAAAATGGGAACTTATTAAGCGCTCAAAATGCCGGTGGAGATGGAGAGGCGGGTATACTAGACAAAGACTCGGGGAAATCAACATTGCAacctgataaaaatgggaactTAGGTTCTCAAAATGCAGGTGGAGGCGGAATTGAGAAAACCAAAGATAAGATTAATGTGTTGATGAAAGCAAAGTTgtga
- the LOC122600993 gene encoding uncharacterized protein LOC122600993: MELKGSEVIYRQHVSRMLLKRWIRVDVVEKLQQHWPDRAQIGLFTYTFAKNTPKYVAYEGFKRIPGATVVSKLVSDTMREVKQENHKVGIKTETIIVERDMRKSTLQADNFSQNENLSSQNAVGDGEVGILVKDLKFSTSQPENFYQKGNFLAFKVEVEVELELDLRRSRI; encoded by the exons ATGGAGTTAAAGGGATCGGAGGTTATCTACCGACAGCACGTGTCCCGGATGCTGTTAAAAAGATGGATCAGGGTGGATGTTGTTGAGAAGCTTCAGCAGCACTGGCCTGATAGAGCTCAGATTGGGCTATTCACCTATACTTTTGCTAAAAACACGCCCAAATACGTTGCCTATGAAGGTTTCAAACGCATTCCTG GTGCAACTGTGGTTTCTAAATTGGTTTCTGACACGATGCGTGAAGTGAAACAAGAGAATCATAAAGTTGGAATAAAAACAGAGACGATTATTGTAGAGAGAGACATGAGAAAATCAACATTACAAGCTGATAATTTCAGCCAAAATGAGAATTTAAGCTCTCAAAATGCCGTTGGAGATGGAGAGGTGGGTATACTAGTGAAAGACTTGAAGTTTTCAACATCACAACCTGAAAATTTCTATCAAAAAGGGAACTTTTTAGCTTTCAaggtggaggtggaggtggagtTGGAGTTGGATCTGAGGCGATCAAGGATATGA